A portion of the Gossypium arboreum isolate Shixiya-1 chromosome 8, ASM2569848v2, whole genome shotgun sequence genome contains these proteins:
- the LOC108469846 gene encoding protein TOPLESS-RELATED PROTEIN 2-like, which translates to MSSLSRELVFLILQFLDEEKFKETVHKLEQESGFFFNMKHFEDQVQAGEWDEVERYLCGFTKVEDNRYSMKIFFEIRKQKYLEALDRQDRAKAVEILVKDLKVFASFNEELFKEITQLLTLDNFRQNEQLSKYGDTKSARNIMLVELKKLIEANPLFRDKLAFPAFKSSRLRTLINQSLNWQHQLCKNPRPNPDIKTLFMDHSCSPSTNGARPPPPTSSPLVGPIPKAGAFPPIGAHVPFQPVVSPSSGAIAGWISSGNPSLPHAAAVAAGPPGLVQPSNAAAFLKHPRTPSGMPGMDYQSADSDHLMKRIRTGQPDEVSFSGIAHTPNVYSQDDIPKTVVRALNQGSNVMSMDFHPHQQTILLVGTNVGDISLWEVGSRERLAHKLFKVWDISAASMPLQTALLNDAVISVNRCVWAPDGLMLGVAFSKHIVQIYQYNSTGELRSHLEIDAHVGGVNDIAFAYPNKQFCIITCGDDKTIKVWDTVGGRRLHIFEGHEAPVYSVCPHYKETIQFIFSTAIDGKIKAWLYDCLGSRVDYDAPGLWCTTMAYSADGTRLFSCGTSKDGESHLVEWNESEGAIKRTYSGFRKRSLGVVQFDTTRNRFLAAGDEFQIKFWDMDNAAMLTAVDADGGLPASPRLRFNKEGSLLAVTTSDNGIKILANSDGSRLIRMLESRGVDKSRGPSEPVNSKPLIINALGPVGNAAIPPSLERPDRVPTAVSISSLGTMDNSRLVDVKPRISDDADKIKGWRIPDIIDPSHLKVLRLSDAITAGKVVRLLYTNSGLALLALASNAVHKLWKWQRSERSPLGKATAYVAPQLWQPPSGTPMTNDINETKPAEESAACIALSKNDSYVMSASGGKVSLFNMMTFKVMTTFMSPPPEATFLAFHPQDNNIIAIGMEDSTIQIYNVRVDEVKTKLKGHQNRITGLAFSQTLNSLVSSGADAQLCVWSIDGWEKKKSRFIQAPAGRQSPLAGETKVQFHNDQTHLLVVHESQIAIYDSKLECLRSWSPKESLNAPISSAIYSCDGSLVYAGFCDGAIGVFDSDNLRLRCRIAPSAYIPSLSVSGSNGAAYAVVIAAHPSEPNQFALGMSDGAVHVIEPSQDNGSHNPSNSSNPSLTVKQPTELPSR; encoded by the exons ATGTCTTCCTTAAGTAGGGAGCTGGTCTTTTTGATATTACAGTTCCTTGATGAGGAAAAATTCAAGGAAACTGTTCATAA GTTAGAACAAGAGTCTGGTTTTTTCTTCAATATGAAACATTTTGAAGATCAAGTCCAGGCTGGTGAATGGGATGAAGTCGAGCGATATCTATGTGGGTTCACTAAGGTTGAAGATAACCGTTACTCGATGAAGATTTTCTTTGAAATTAGAAAGCAGAAGTATTTGGAAGCTCTCGACAG GCAGGATCGAGCAAAGGCTGTTGAAATTCTTGTAAAGGATCTGAAGGTTTTTGCATCCTTTAACGAGGAACTTTTTAAAGAGATTACGCAGTTGCTTACTCTTGATAACTTTAG ACAAAATGAGCAGCTTTCAAAATATGGTGACACGAAATCTGCTCGGAATATCATGCTTGTAGAGCTTAAGAAGCTGATTGAAGCAAATCCCTTATTTCGCGATAAGCTTGCATTCCCAGCTTTTAAAAGTTCACGACTGAGGACCTTAATAAACCAGAG TCTGAATTGGCAGCATCAGCTTTGCAAGAATCCTCGTCCAAACCCTGACATTAAAACTCTTTTTATGGATCATTCTTGTTCTCCCTCTACTAATGGTGCTCGTCCTCCTCCACCAACTAGCAGTCCTCTTGTCGGACCAATTCCCAAGGCTGGGGCATTCCCTCCCATCGGTGCTCATGTT CCATTTCAGCCTGTCGTTTCCCCATCTTCTGGTGCTATTGCGGGGTGGATCTCAAGTGGTAATCCTTCTTTACCTCATGCAGCTGCTGTGGCGGCAGGTCCTCCTGGTCTTGTCCAGCCTTCTAATGCAG CTGCATTCCTTAAGCATCCGAGGACACCATCTGGTATGCCAGGAATGGATTATCAGTCAGCCGATTCAGATCATTTGATGAAGCGCATTCGTACTGGCCAACCTGACGAG GTATCCTTTTCTGGTATCGCACATACTCCCAATGTGTACTCACAAGATGACATTCCCAAAACCGTTGTGCGTGCTCTTAATCAAGGCTCTAATGTCATGAGCATGGACTTTCATCCTCATCAACAAACTATTCTCCTag ttGGCACGAATGTTGGTGACATCAGCCTTTGGGAAGTAGGATCTCGGGAAAGATTGGCCCATAAACTGTTCAAAGTTTGGGATATCTCAGCTGCTTCCATGCCTTTGCAG ACTGCTCTATTGAACGACGCTGTGATATCAGTCAACCGATGTGTTTGGGCACCTGATGGACTTATGCTTG GTGTTGCATTTTCAAAACATATAGTCCAGATATATCAGTATAATTCAACTGGAGAATTAAGATCGCATTTGGAG ATTGATGCTCATGTTGGAGGTGTTAACGACATAGCATTTGCTTATCCCAACAAGCAATTTTGTATCATTACTTGTGGTGACGATAAGACGATCAAG GTATGGGATACTGTAGGTGGACGTAGACTTCATATTTTTGAAGGCCATGAAGCTCCTGTATATTCTGTTTGCCCTCATTATAAGGAAACTATTCAG TTTATTTTCTCCACTGCCATTGATGGGAAGATTAAAGCTTGGTTATATGATTGCTTGGGGTCTAGAGTGGACTATGATGCTCCTGGACTTTGGTGTACGACAATGGCTTATAGCGCTGATGGAACTAG GCTTTTCTCTTGTGGAACAAGTAAAGACGGTGAATCCCATTTAGTCGAGTGGAATGAGAGTGAAGGAGCAATCAAAAGAACATATTCTGGTTTTAGGAAGCGTTCATTAGGTGTTGTCCAGTTCGACACAACAAGGAACAGGTTCTTAGCAGCCGGCGATGAATTCCAAATTAAGTTTTGGGACATGGATAATGCTGCCATGTTGACAGCTGTTGACGCAGACGGCGGGTTGCCT GCCAGTCCAAGACTAAGGTTCAACAAGGAAGGGTCGTTGTTGGCTGTTACAACTAGTGATAATGGTATCAAAATCTTGGCTAACAGTGATGGTTCACGCTTGATACGAATGTTGGAGAGTAGGGGCGTTGATAAAAGTCGAGGCCCTTCTGAACCTGTCAATTCTAAG CCATTGATCATTAACGCACTTGGTCCTGTGGGAAATGCTGCCATTCCACCATCCCTTGAACGCCCTGATAGAGTCCCAACTGCTGTATCCATTAGCAGTCTT GGTACAATGGACAACAGCCGGCTTGTTGATGTTAAGCCACGAATTTCCGATGACGCAGACAAGATAAAGGGCTGGCGAATTCCTGACATTATTGATCCCTCTCACCTGAAAGTCCTGCGATTATCTGATGCCATAACAGCAGGAAAG GTTGTGAGGTTGTTATATACCAACTCTGGTCTTGCTCTTTTGGCCCTTGCATCGAATGCTGTTCACAAGCTTTGGAAATGGCAGCGTAGTGAAAGGAGTCCCTTAGGCAAG GCTACTGCATATGTTGCACCGCAATTGTGGCAGCCACCTAGTGGCACTCCTATGACAAATGATATAAACGAGACTAAACCTGCTGAAGAATCTGCTGCGTGCATTGCATTATCTAAAAATGATTCTTATGTTATGTCTGCCTCGGGAGGGAAGGTTTCTTTGTTCAACATGATGACATTCAAG GTGATGACCACCTTTATGTCCCCTCCTCCGGAAGCCACGTTCTTGGCATTTCATCCACAAGACAATAATATTATCGCGATTGGCATGGAAGACTCCACAATTCAAATATACAACGTCCGAGTCGATGAG GTCAAAACCAAACTCAAGGGCCACCAAAATCGGATAACCGGACTTGCCTTTTCACAAACTTTGAATTCTCTGGTGTCTTCAGGGGCTGATGCACAG TTATGTGTTTGGAGCATAGATGGATGGGAGAAAAAAAAATCGAGGTTCATACAAGCTCCGGCTGGTCGTCAATCTCCGCTTGCAGGAGAAACCAAAGTCCAGTTTCACAATGACCAAACTCATCTATTGGTTGTCCACGAGAGCCAAATAGCCATTTATGACAGCAAGCTTGAATGTTTACGCTCG TGGTCTCCAAAAGAGTCATTAAATGCTCCCATTTCGAGTGCAATATATTCTTGCGATGGCTCACTGGTTTATGCCGGTTTTTGTGACGGTGCCATTGGAGTTTTTGATTCCGATAACTTGAGACTCAGATGTCGAATAGCACCTTCGGCTTACATACCTTCGTTATCCGTCAG TGGCAGCAACGGTGCAGCCTACGCCGTGGTCATAGCAGCTCACCCATCGGAACCAAACCAGTTTGCTCTCGGGATGAGTGATGGAGCGGTTCACGTAATCGAACCCTCTCAAGATAATGGATCCCATAATCCATCAAATTCATCTAATCCTTCATTAACTGTTAAACAACCAACAGAGTTACCTTCTAGGTGA